One Verrucomicrobiia bacterium genomic window, CAACGTTCAAGGGCACCAAAGAGGAATCGCGATGTAATGTCGCTCGTACGCAGAGAGGTGGCCCGACAAAAAACGCTATTTTGCGAAACGAACCCCCCAGTTAACTGCCCATTTTGCAAGGGCTTAGGCGAATGGGTCTCAGAAGGTGGCCACGCTCGGGTTGCGCCGCCGGCACGAATTCGGCGCGTGTCGTCGGACTCCGCTATTCTTTCTCTTTGTCGGCGAGGACACGTTCGATACGGGGGTCGGGGGCGAGCCAGAGGAGGGCGACGGTGATGAAGAGGGCATGGGAGATCCAGGGGCTGATGAAGGCGAGGGGGATAGCGAGGAGGTAGAGTACCGGCGAGAGTTTGCCTTTCCAGTCGTTGCCGATGGCGGCGGCGAGGAGGGAGTCGGGGCCTTGTTGTTTGATGATGGTGGATTGCAGAATGTAGTAGGCGAAGGCGGCCATTAGGAGGACGAAGCCGTAGACGGCGGTGGGTATCGATCCGAGATGGTTCTCGCCGACCCACGCGGTGGTGAACGGGAACAGCGAGAGCCAGAAAAGCAGGTGGAGGTTCGCCCAGAGGATGCCGCCCGAGACTTCTTCGGTGGACTGGAAGAGGTGATGATGGTTGTTCCAATAAATGCCGACGTAGATGAAACTGAGGACGTAGCTGAGGAGGACGGGCAGGAGCGGTTTCAGCGCGGCGAGGTCGGTCGCGTGCGGGACTTTCAATTCCAGCACCATGATGGTGATGATGATCGCGAGGACGCCGTCGCTGAAGGCTTCGAGCCGGGTGGTTTTCATTTCGCTGGCGCAGGATGCCCCAAGGCGACGGCATTTGCCGAGAGAAAAGTTGGGGAACCCATCGTCTGAGAGGCGCATCCTATCCGGAGATGAAACTGGCTCTTTTTGGCGCGAGCGGGATGATTGGCAGTCGCATTTTGAGTGAGGCGTTGCGGCGTGGGCATGAGGTCACGGCCGTAGTGCGTGACCCCTCGAAGTTCGCACACAAGCACAATCATCTTATGGTTGTGAAAGGCGATGTGCTTGATGCGGCCGGCGTGGCCAGGATTGCCAAAGGCCATGACGCGGTGCTCAGCGCGGTGGGGCCGGCACCGGAAGTCGTCAAAGGGGCCGCGCACTCATTGATCGACGGCCTGACACAGGCGGGCGTACGGCGATTGGTTGTTGTTGGCGGCGCAAGCAGTCTCGAGGTTTCGCCGGGTGTGCAACTCATCGATACTCCACTGTTCCCCAAAGAAGTCCTGCCTGTTGCTCGAGCACACGGCGCGGCGCTGGCGACATTGCGAAAGAATAAAACGTTGGATTGGACGTCTGTCAGCCCGGCGGCGATGATTGCACCCGGCGAGCGGACGGGGAAGTTTCGGCTGGGCAAAGATCAGTTGGTGACGGATGCGAAGGGCGAGAGCCGCATCTCGGCGGAGGATTACGCAATCGCATTTCTCGACGAGGTCGAACATCCGCAACATCTTCGCCAACGCTTTACGGCGGCCTATTGAATTCGACACGAACCATTGATCCCGGTGTCAGAGTCGGCCACGTGCATCTCAAAGTGGCTGACTTGGAACGGTCGCTGGCGTTCTATCGGGACGTGCTTGGGTTTGAGGTGATGCAGCGTTATGGGCGGCAGGCGGCGTTTCTTTCCGCCGGCGGTTATCATCATCACATTGGTCTCAACACGTGGGAGAGTGAGGGTGGTTCACCGCCGCCGATGGGCACGACGGGACTGTATCACGTCGCGATTCTCTACCCGAGCCGCGCGCTGCTGGCCGATGCGTTGCGGCGGCTCGTGAAAGCGGGAGTTCCGCTCGAAGGCGCTTCCGACCATGGTGTGAGCGAGGCGCTTTACCTGCGCGACCCGGACGGCAACGGCGTCGAACTATATTGGGACCGGCCCAAAGAGCAATGGCCGCGTTCGCCTGATGGCGGTGTGGCGATGTTTACGCGGGCGTTGGACGTGGATGAATTGCTCAAGGTGAAAATGGATGCCTGATAGGAATCTGGAAAACGCGATGTGCTCAGCCGAGCCACTTGGGATGGTAATGCGTGCCGTCGAAGGAGTGAGATGTTTTGTAGCTTTCGTACCTTCCGTCTTTCGCGGCGTCGGCGGTCTTCGCGAGCAACGCCGAGACCTGCGTCTCGCTCATCGGTCGAAAACTGCGCGCGGCGTCGAGGGCCTGTTGCAGGATGGGCAGCGAGTCGCAGCCGGTTATCACGACACTGGTCGGCAAATTCATGGCGTAGTGCAGGCATTCGATGGGCGTCACGGTTCTGCTTTCGAGGATGCGCCCGTAGCCCATCGATTTCATGCCGAGGACGCCGATATTTTGTTTCAGCAGAAAGGGCAGGACACGTTTCTCGAAACTTTCGAAGTGTGGATCCATGACGTTGAGGGGCATTTGCACGGTGTCGAACCGGAATTGATGGGCCGCGGCTGCGTCGAGCATCTTCAGGTGCATGTCGGGATTCTTGTGCCCCGTGAAACCGAGGAAGCGAGTCTTGCCGGCCTTCTGCGCTTCGATCAGGGCCTCGATCGCGCCTTCGGCGGCGAAAACGCGATCAGGGTCGTCAGCATTACCTATTTCGTGGATCTGCAACAGGTCGAGATGGTCGGTCTGGAGACGTCGAAGCGATTCATCCAACTGCTGCCGGGCCGTCTGCTTATTGCGGCCATCGATCTTGGTCATGAGAAAGACGCGGTTGCGGTAGCCATCGCGCAGCGCTTTCCCCATGCGGACCTCACATTCGCCGCCGTAATAATCCCAGCAGTTGTCCATGAAGT contains:
- a CDS encoding TMEM175 family protein, coding for MKTTRLEAFSDGVLAIIITIMVLELKVPHATDLAALKPLLPVLLSYVLSFIYVGIYWNNHHHLFQSTEEVSGGILWANLHLLFWLSLFPFTTAWVGENHLGSIPTAVYGFVLLMAAFAYYILQSTIIKQQGPDSLLAAAIGNDWKGKLSPVLYLLAIPLAFISPWISHALFITVALLWLAPDPRIERVLADKEKE
- a CDS encoding NAD(P)-dependent oxidoreductase — translated: MKLALFGASGMIGSRILSEALRRGHEVTAVVRDPSKFAHKHNHLMVVKGDVLDAAGVARIAKGHDAVLSAVGPAPEVVKGAAHSLIDGLTQAGVRRLVVVGGASSLEVSPGVQLIDTPLFPKEVLPVARAHGAALATLRKNKTLDWTSVSPAAMIAPGERTGKFRLGKDQLVTDAKGESRISAEDYAIAFLDEVEHPQHLRQRFTAAY
- a CDS encoding VOC family protein, with the protein product MNSTRTIDPGVRVGHVHLKVADLERSLAFYRDVLGFEVMQRYGRQAAFLSAGGYHHHIGLNTWESEGGSPPPMGTTGLYHVAILYPSRALLADALRRLVKAGVPLEGASDHGVSEALYLRDPDGNGVELYWDRPKEQWPRSPDGGVAMFTRALDVDELLKVKMDA
- a CDS encoding aldo/keto reductase, producing MTRRKFLKLSMATAVAATAGKLACGADAKADIPRRPIGNTGEKVSVIGLGGSHIGRPTESESIRIVRTAVDSGVNFMDNCWDYYGGECEVRMGKALRDGYRNRVFLMTKIDGRNKQTARQQLDESLRRLQTDHLDLLQIHEIGNADDPDRVFAAEGAIEALIEAQKAGKTRFLGFTGHKNPDMHLKMLDAAAAHQFRFDTVQMPLNVMDPHFESFEKRVLPFLLKQNIGVLGMKSMGYGRILESRTVTPIECLHYAMNLPTSVVITGCDSLPILQQALDAARSFRPMSETQVSALLAKTADAAKDGRYESYKTSHSFDGTHYHPKWLG